The following is a genomic window from Amycolatopsis cihanbeyliensis.
ACGCGGGCCACCCAGTGCCTGGAACAGGCTCAGCCGCGCACCGCGCCGTGGAAGAAGTACAGGCCGAGTCCGATCGTGAAGATGAGCATGCCGTACAGCGCGTGCTCGAAGGACACGGTGAGCAGCGACCTGGTCCGCTGGTACCTGCTGGCGAAGATCCAGCCGCCGGCAAGGGAAAGCACGATCGCGATCCAGTTGCCGAACGGCAGGTGTACGAACCCGAACGCGGCCGCGCTCGCGCCCACCATGCCGTGTCCTTCGCCGAACACCGGCGCGTAACGCTGGAACAGGAACGCGCGGAAGATCAGCTCCTGCGGGTACACGCTCGCCAGCGGGTACAGCACCATGACCAGTGCCCAGGTCAGCGGATCCTCCCTGGGAAGGCTGAGGAGCAGGTCGGGGCGCGCGACCGCGACCGCGACACCCGCGCCGACCGCGGTCACCCCCCACAACAGCCCGATCGACCGCAACTGGCCGGGCAGCGCGTCCGGCCGCCACAGCGAGGAACGGTCGAAGGTCGGCGATCGCAGCAGGTACACGACCACGGCGGCGCCGAGTACGAGGAGCACGGGAATCGGGCTGGTGCCCTGGAACAGCAAGGTGTAGAGCACGACCAGACCGAAGAACAGCACCCCGTACTCGATGGCGAGGTAGAGCCTGATCGGCGGCGCGGCCAGCATGCGAGTCACGGTACCCGCGGCTGCCTGAGAAACGGGTGGTCAGCCCGCGGGTGGCTGGTCGCCCCAGATCTCCTCGACCACTCCGGCGATGATCTCGAGCGCGCCGGAGGTGACCTCGGCGAGGTGGCTGTACCCGAATGGCACGGGGTCGTGCAGTTCCGCGGGATTGACGCCCGCGGCCGAGGGACTCGTCGTCGGTTATGCCACCCCGCCCGAGCACGGCTACGCCGCGGCGCTCGACGTGCTGCGCGGCGTGCCGCCGCCGTAGCTCAGGCCCGGTAGCCGTACAGGAACGCGTGCACGCCGGCGGCGACCGTTTCGGCGACCTCCTCGTGTTGCCCGTGCCGGTTGGCCAGGTCACCTCCGGAGACCAGCAGCGCGAAGTGCCGCGCCGCGCGATCGGCGTCCGGCACCCGTAGCAGCCCGTCCTCGGCCAGCTCGCGGAAGCGGCGGGCGAGCTCGTGAAGGACCCGCAGCGGCCCGGTCCGCTGCCAGGTCTCGATCACCGTCCGCGGGATGTGCTCCGCGTCGGCGTTGATCTGCCGCACCAGCGCCACGTGCTCGGCGTGGTCGGGGGTCGGGGTCAGCCAGGCCGTGCCGAAGGCGATGAGGTCGGCCTCCAGGTCGGTGACCTCGCGCAGCTCACGCTCGATGATCGCGACCTGCACCCGCGCCACCTCGGCCGCGCTCTGCTGGATCACGGTCTCGAACAGCTCGGTCTTGTCCCGGAAGTGGTTGTAGATGGTGCGGGTGGACACGCCGGCCTCGGTGGAGATCGCGTCGATGCTCGCGCGGGCGTAGCCGTCCCTGGCGAACACGGTGAAGGCGCCGGCGAGGATCGCCCTGCGCTTGTCCGCCAGCCCGCCGCGGGGGCGTTCCTTCGGCGGGTCACTCCTGGCCATCATGCTCCTTTGCAGGGTGCGTTTTACTTTTTGCCATACATGTTGTACTTTACTTTGTATAGTCGAAACGCGCAGGAAGGTCAGACAGATGACTCGGATCGGCATCATCCTCGGCAGCACGCGCCCGGGCAGGAGGGCGGACCGGGTGGGAGACTGGGTGCTCGAGGTGGCCGGCAGGCACCCGCTGGTGCTGGCAGGCACCGCGGAGGTCGCAGTGGTCGACCCGGCCGAGTACCGGCTGCCGTTGCTGGACGAACCCGAACCGGCGGCATGGGGCGGGTACCGGCATGCGCACACCACGGCGTGGG
Proteins encoded in this region:
- a CDS encoding CPBP family intramembrane glutamic endopeptidase is translated as MLAAPPIRLYLAIEYGVLFFGLVVLYTLLFQGTSPIPVLLVLGAAVVVYLLRSPTFDRSSLWRPDALPGQLRSIGLLWGVTAVGAGVAVAVARPDLLLSLPREDPLTWALVMVLYPLASVYPQELIFRAFLFQRYAPVFGEGHGMVGASAAAFGFVHLPFGNWIAIVLSLAGGWIFASRYQRTRSLLTVSFEHALYGMLIFTIGLGLYFFHGAVRG
- a CDS encoding TetR/AcrR family transcriptional regulator, with amino-acid sequence MARSDPPKERPRGGLADKRRAILAGAFTVFARDGYARASIDAISTEAGVSTRTIYNHFRDKTELFETVIQQSAAEVARVQVAIIERELREVTDLEADLIAFGTAWLTPTPDHAEHVALVRQINADAEHIPRTVIETWQRTGPLRVLHELARRFRELAEDGLLRVPDADRAARHFALLVSGGDLANRHGQHEEVAETVAAGVHAFLYGYRA